Proteins encoded by one window of Synergistes jonesii:
- the pyrE gene encoding orotate phosphoribosyltransferase, translating to MTRSRENDAAEKILEMMAASGAHLTGHFKLTSGLHSDNYMQCALLLRYPKYAAYAGVELAKLLAPHKPDFILSPALGGLIIGHEVARALDVPFLFTERVDGEMRLKRFPHPGSLRFALVEDVCTTGKSSREAAMALADGGAVWAASGCIVDRRAKGCLPEWDLKSLVKVCFANYRPEECPLCKVGLPLVKPGSRPDAK from the coding sequence ATGACTCGTTCCCGTGAAAACGACGCGGCGGAAAAGATTCTTGAAATGATGGCGGCAAGCGGCGCCCATCTGACGGGACACTTCAAGCTCACGTCCGGGCTCCACAGCGACAACTACATGCAGTGCGCGCTGCTGCTCCGCTATCCGAAATACGCGGCTTACGCCGGCGTGGAGCTCGCGAAGCTGCTCGCCCCGCATAAGCCTGACTTCATCCTTTCGCCGGCGCTCGGCGGCCTGATAATAGGGCACGAGGTCGCGCGAGCCCTCGACGTTCCCTTCCTATTCACCGAGCGGGTCGACGGCGAGATGCGTCTGAAAAGATTCCCTCACCCCGGCTCGCTTCGCTTTGCGCTGGTGGAGGACGTGTGCACCACCGGCAAATCGTCGCGCGAGGCGGCTATGGCGCTGGCCGACGGCGGGGCCGTGTGGGCGGCGTCGGGCTGCATCGTCGACAGGCGCGCGAAGGGCTGCCTGCCTGAATGGGACCTCAAATCGCTTGTGAAGGTCTGCTTCGCGAATTACAGGCCGGAGGAGTGCCCTCTCTGCAAAGTCGGCCTGCCCCTCGTAAAGCCCGGCAGCAGGCCGGACGCAAAATAA
- the pyrF gene encoding orotidine-5'-phosphate decarboxylase: MNDKKCGLIAALDVPAPDDARSFLDRLGHATEYIKIGPRLYALGGVPFVRELISRGYKIFLDLKLHDIPNTVASAVEPLSQLGLWALTLHTSGGCEMMARSVAARDRAGSETKLLGITVLTSLGGELWEDVHPGCDMGLALVARAEAAERAGLDGIVCSPLDLDLLKGRARKLMRVVPGIRAKRAGAEDQARVATAKEAALAGATYVVVGRPILEAADPVAAAKDIIASLEEVSR, encoded by the coding sequence ATGAACGACAAAAAATGTGGGCTGATAGCCGCGCTCGACGTGCCAGCCCCCGACGACGCGAGAAGCTTTCTCGACAGGCTCGGGCATGCCACCGAATATATAAAGATCGGGCCGCGCCTTTACGCGCTCGGAGGAGTCCCCTTCGTCCGCGAGCTGATTTCGCGCGGCTATAAAATTTTCCTCGACCTTAAGCTGCACGACATTCCCAATACCGTCGCGTCGGCTGTCGAGCCTCTTTCGCAGCTCGGCCTTTGGGCCCTCACTCTGCACACCTCGGGCGGCTGCGAGATGATGGCGCGCAGCGTCGCGGCGCGCGACAGAGCCGGAAGCGAGACTAAGCTGCTCGGCATAACGGTGCTGACGAGCCTCGGAGGGGAGCTCTGGGAAGACGTCCACCCGGGCTGCGATATGGGGCTGGCGCTTGTCGCGCGCGCGGAAGCGGCCGAGCGCGCAGGGCTCGACGGAATCGTCTGCTCGCCGCTCGACCTCGATCTGCTGAAGGGAAGGGCCCGGAAGCTGATGCGCGTGGTGCCTGGCATCCGCGCTAAGAGGGCCGGCGCCGAGGACCAGGCGCGCGTCGCGACGGCGAAGGAGGCGGCGCTCGCGGGAGCGACATATGTCGTAGTAGGGCGCCCGATTCTCGAAGCGGCGGACCCCGTCGCGGCCGCGAAGGACATCATCGCTTCGCTTGAGGAGGTCTCACGCTGA
- a CDS encoding dihydroorotase: protein MMKFLFKNFKIFNGKEFIKEECLLTEEGKISRVGSALECEGAETVEGNGRLLTPGFIDLHAHFRDPGGEWNEDLQSGARAGAAGGFTTLVAMPNTKPAISEPALIEYVISHGAAARAARILPAGCVSKGRGGKEICEMEKMSEAGAVFFTDDGSPIATSHLMRLALLYTGKKLPRVMEHPEEISLFQGGQVHEGRVSAMSGLKGIPGASEEIDVARGIALVRDTGGRIHFTHLSSAGAVELIRNAKRAGLDVSCDTTFHHLTLNENAVIASGYNSRFKVNPPLRSANDQKALWEGLLDGTIDAIVTDHAPWHLDDKDEPFQEAPFGIASLECAVAVLLDYRARNYPEVPLELLFRKMTSSPAALLPEKWHGLGRIEEGAPADLTVVDEDRTRIVDCSAWKSKARCCPWEGTALTGWPVATFVGGERIWQDEEEL, encoded by the coding sequence ATGATGAAGTTTCTCTTCAAAAATTTTAAAATTTTCAACGGCAAAGAATTCATAAAGGAAGAGTGCCTCCTCACCGAGGAGGGCAAGATATCGAGGGTCGGCTCGGCGCTCGAATGCGAAGGCGCCGAAACGGTAGAGGGAAACGGCCGCCTGCTGACGCCGGGCTTCATAGACCTGCACGCGCATTTCCGCGACCCTGGCGGCGAATGGAACGAAGACCTGCAAAGCGGCGCGCGCGCCGGAGCTGCCGGAGGCTTCACGACGCTCGTCGCGATGCCGAACACGAAGCCGGCGATATCCGAGCCGGCGCTGATCGAATACGTGATAAGCCACGGCGCCGCGGCGCGCGCGGCGCGCATACTTCCGGCCGGCTGCGTAAGCAAGGGGCGCGGGGGCAAAGAGATATGCGAGATGGAAAAGATGTCCGAGGCCGGCGCGGTATTCTTCACGGACGACGGATCGCCTATCGCAACGAGCCACCTGATGCGCCTCGCGTTGCTGTACACGGGCAAAAAGCTGCCGCGCGTGATGGAACATCCGGAAGAGATAAGCCTCTTCCAGGGAGGGCAGGTGCACGAGGGGCGCGTCAGCGCGATGTCCGGGCTTAAAGGCATCCCCGGCGCGTCCGAGGAGATAGACGTCGCGCGCGGCATAGCGCTCGTCCGCGACACGGGCGGAAGGATACATTTCACGCATCTTTCGAGCGCCGGCGCGGTAGAGCTCATCCGCAACGCGAAGCGCGCGGGGCTGGACGTCAGCTGCGACACGACGTTCCACCATCTGACCCTCAACGAGAACGCGGTGATCGCGAGCGGCTACAATTCGCGTTTCAAGGTCAACCCGCCGCTCCGCTCCGCGAACGACCAGAAGGCTCTCTGGGAGGGATTGCTGGACGGAACGATCGACGCGATAGTGACGGACCACGCGCCGTGGCATCTCGACGACAAGGACGAGCCCTTTCAGGAGGCGCCGTTCGGAATCGCGTCGCTCGAATGCGCCGTCGCGGTGCTCCTCGACTACCGTGCGAGAAATTATCCCGAGGTTCCGCTCGAACTGCTATTCAGGAAGATGACTTCCTCCCCCGCCGCCCTTCTGCCGGAGAAGTGGCACGGGCTCGGCAGGATCGAGGAGGGAGCCCCGGCGGATCTCACGGTCGTCGACGAGGATAGGACCCGCATAGTCGACTGCTCGGCGTGGAAGAGCAAGGCGCGCTGCTGCCCGTGGGAAGGCACGGCCCTGACGGGCTGGCCCGTGGCGACCTTCGTCGGCGGCGAAAGAATCTGGCAGGACGAAGAGGAACTGTAG
- a CDS encoding aspartate carbamoyltransferase catalytic subunit yields the protein MGWRHRSVIDLDGWTRDEFLFFLDQSRQMENVMDRPVKKVPALRGKMCVNLFFENSTRTRVSFELAEKMLSADVVNWSASGSSTAKGETMRDTAWTLESMGADIVVMRHGAVGAAQYLASKLKRGIVLNAGDGTHAHPTQALLDVYTAWKHYGDLEGRKIALIGDVLHSRVARSDVIAFRTMGCEVVLSGPPTLMPREVEDLGVAYEREPRDAVKGADMVYLLRIQRERQQEGLFPSVDEYHRWWGADEELMKRAKPGALAMHPGPINRGVEIASEVADGHQSVILEQVRSGVATRMALLYLCGGGAR from the coding sequence ATGGGCTGGCGCCATCGCAGCGTTATAGACCTTGACGGCTGGACGCGCGACGAATTTTTATTCTTCCTCGACCAGTCCCGCCAGATGGAGAACGTTATGGACAGGCCGGTGAAAAAAGTTCCGGCTCTGCGCGGCAAGATGTGCGTGAATCTCTTCTTCGAAAATTCGACGCGCACTCGCGTCTCCTTCGAGCTCGCCGAAAAGATGCTCTCGGCCGACGTCGTCAACTGGTCGGCCTCCGGCTCGAGCACGGCGAAGGGCGAGACGATGCGCGACACCGCGTGGACGCTCGAGTCGATGGGCGCCGACATAGTCGTGATGCGCCACGGTGCAGTCGGTGCGGCGCAGTATCTCGCGTCGAAGCTGAAGCGTGGCATAGTGCTCAACGCCGGCGACGGCACTCACGCGCACCCGACGCAGGCGCTGCTCGACGTTTACACCGCGTGGAAGCATTACGGCGACCTTGAGGGCAGAAAGATCGCGCTGATAGGCGACGTACTGCACAGCAGGGTGGCGCGCAGCGACGTCATAGCCTTCAGGACGATGGGCTGCGAAGTCGTCCTCTCCGGCCCGCCGACGCTGATGCCGCGCGAGGTCGAAGACTTGGGGGTAGCCTACGAGCGCGAACCGCGCGACGCGGTGAAGGGTGCGGATATGGTCTATCTGCTGAGGATACAGAGAGAGAGACAGCAGGAGGGGCTCTTTCCGTCGGTCGACGAATATCACCGCTGGTGGGGCGCCGACGAAGAATTGATGAAGCGCGCGAAGCCCGGAGCCCTCGCGATGCATCCCGGGCCGATAAACAGGGGTGTGGAGATAGCCTCCGAGGTTGCCGACGGGCATCAGAGCGTGATACTCGAACAGGTCCGTTCCGGCGTCGCGACGAGGATGGCGCTTCTTTATCTCTGCGGCGGAGGTGCAAGATGA
- the pyrR gene encoding bifunctional pyr operon transcriptional regulator/uracil phosphoribosyltransferase PyrR yields the protein MAELREKAKLMNAQDLNRVIRRIAHEMVERNKGTDRMILVGIHRRGVYIARRLQKLVEDAEGVKVPCGELDITLYRDDLTTLSEQPIVHSTRMPEDICGKHIFLVDDVIFTGRTVRAALEALVDLGRPQSVQLAVIVDRGHRELPIHADICGRNVPTSKNEVIEVRVEELDGKDEVVICERDA from the coding sequence ATGGCAGAGCTCAGAGAAAAGGCGAAGCTGATGAACGCGCAGGACTTGAACCGCGTGATACGCAGAATCGCCCATGAGATGGTCGAGCGCAACAAGGGCACCGACAGGATGATTCTCGTCGGCATCCACCGCCGCGGCGTATATATAGCGCGCCGCCTGCAGAAGCTCGTTGAAGACGCCGAAGGCGTGAAGGTCCCCTGCGGAGAGCTCGACATAACTCTCTACCGCGACGATCTGACGACGCTTTCGGAGCAGCCCATCGTCCACAGCACGAGGATGCCTGAGGATATCTGCGGCAAGCATATTTTCCTCGTAGACGACGTCATCTTCACGGGGCGCACAGTGCGCGCGGCGCTCGAGGCGCTCGTCGACCTCGGTCGTCCGCAGAGCGTCCAGCTTGCGGTGATCGTCGACCGTGGGCACCGCGAGCTGCCGATACACGCGGATATTTGCGGCAGGAACGTGCCGACGTCGAAGAACGAAGTCATAGAGGTCAGGGTGGAAGAGCTTGACGGAAAGGATGAGGTGGTAATCTGTGAGCGCGACGCGTAA
- a CDS encoding HD domain-containing protein — MGGSAYLVGGAVRDALMGRAVSDRDYVVCGVAAKNFLSEFPDARRVGRSFPVFLHEIDGLRCEIALARREKKSGSGYRGFQVFCSPEITIEEDLYRRDCTLNSMARDSEGRLIDPYGGARDIAARVVRATSERFYEDPVRALRAARQAAQFEFSIEPRTLSMMARCAEELRAEPAERKFFELAKAIVVRHPSMYFRHLRDAALLESEFPWLYRLIGKAQPPEFHPEGDAFEHTMTALDAAAEKTERPEVRFAVLMHDVGKGETPEEELPRHYGYEKKGEAMIGEIAAALSLPRVWSRSAAFAAREHMRASRMKSPPEIRDLIRALEKEAIGADGFSVIMAADNRGETPAFLNDYDRLLALVKKASKCKIPEGLSGPQIGEYIRAKEIEALKNDPLIRLIQRG, encoded by the coding sequence ATGGGAGGCTCGGCGTACTTAGTCGGCGGTGCGGTGCGCGACGCTCTGATGGGGCGCGCAGTGAGCGACAGGGATTACGTCGTATGCGGCGTGGCGGCGAAAAATTTTTTGTCGGAATTCCCGGACGCGCGGCGCGTCGGACGCTCCTTCCCGGTATTCCTGCACGAGATCGACGGGCTGCGCTGCGAGATAGCGTTAGCGCGGCGCGAGAAAAAAAGCGGCAGCGGCTATAGGGGCTTCCAAGTCTTCTGCTCTCCAGAGATAACGATCGAGGAAGACCTCTATCGGCGCGACTGCACGCTCAACAGCATGGCGCGCGATTCGGAGGGGCGGCTCATCGACCCTTACGGTGGGGCGAGGGATATAGCTGCGCGCGTCGTACGCGCGACGTCCGAGCGCTTCTACGAAGACCCCGTGCGCGCTCTCCGCGCAGCGAGGCAGGCCGCACAGTTCGAATTTTCAATAGAGCCGCGGACTCTTTCGATGATGGCGCGCTGCGCGGAGGAGCTGCGCGCCGAACCCGCCGAGAGAAAATTTTTCGAGCTCGCGAAGGCTATCGTCGTGCGGCACCCCTCTATGTACTTCAGACACCTGCGCGACGCAGCCCTTCTTGAAAGCGAGTTCCCGTGGCTCTACAGGCTTATCGGCAAAGCGCAGCCGCCGGAGTTTCATCCCGAAGGCGACGCGTTCGAGCATACGATGACGGCGCTCGACGCGGCGGCCGAAAAAACTGAGCGCCCGGAGGTTCGCTTCGCCGTGCTGATGCACGACGTCGGCAAGGGTGAAACGCCGGAGGAAGAGCTGCCCCGTCATTACGGCTACGAAAAAAAGGGCGAAGCGATGATCGGCGAGATCGCTGCGGCCCTTTCGCTGCCGCGCGTGTGGAGCAGGAGCGCGGCATTCGCAGCAAGGGAGCATATGCGCGCGAGCCGCATGAAAAGCCCGCCTGAGATCCGCGACCTGATACGCGCGTTGGAAAAAGAAGCTATCGGAGCCGACGGTTTCTCCGTGATAATGGCGGCCGACAATCGCGGCGAGACGCCCGCCTTTTTGAACGATTACGACAGGCTGCTCGCGCTCGTCAAAAAAGCGTCGAAGTGCAAAATCCCCGAAGGGCTGAGCGGCCCGCAGATAGGCGAATATATCCGCGCGAAGGAGATAGAAGCGCTGAAAAACGACCCGCTTATCAGGCTAATCCAGCGGGGATAA
- the frr gene encoding ribosome recycling factor, translating into MPQAILKELTSRCEKSIEYLKGSMLGIRTGRAHPALVEDIKVDYFGTPTPIKNMGSVNVPEARQIVITPWDRSAIKAIEKSIQASSLGITPQNDGESIRLNLPELTQQRRVELKKMVNKMAEEGRVAVRNIRRDTIEALKKLEKDSKITEDDLKKFQKEAQDKTDAFIKKIDAVLSDKEKEIMDK; encoded by the coding sequence ATGCCTCAGGCAATATTGAAAGAACTTACCTCGCGCTGCGAAAAAAGCATAGAATACCTCAAGGGTTCGATGCTGGGGATTCGCACCGGTAGGGCGCACCCCGCTCTCGTTGAAGATATAAAGGTAGACTACTTCGGCACTCCGACGCCGATCAAAAACATGGGCAGCGTGAACGTTCCAGAGGCGCGTCAGATCGTCATCACTCCGTGGGACAGGAGCGCGATAAAGGCCATCGAAAAGAGCATACAGGCGTCGAGCCTCGGCATCACCCCGCAGAACGACGGCGAATCGATTCGCCTCAACCTGCCGGAGCTCACCCAGCAGCGCCGCGTCGAACTCAAAAAAATGGTAAATAAAATGGCCGAAGAGGGGCGCGTCGCAGTCCGCAACATCCGCCGCGACACGATAGAGGCGCTGAAGAAGCTCGAAAAAGACAGCAAGATTACAGAAGACGATCTGAAAAAATTCCAGAAAGAAGCGCAGGACAAAACCGACGCTTTCATAAAAAAAATAGACGCGGTCCTCTCCGACAAGGAGAAGGAGATAATGGACAAGTAA
- the pyrH gene encoding UMP kinase — MGRRYDRVLLKLSGEILAGKEHFGLDYEAIRDICAEVAEVAKQGVQIAMVVGGGNIIRGAQTTSVERAQADYMGMLGTVINALALQDALERLGCPTRVQSAIEMRQIAETVIRRRAIRHLEKGRIVIFAAGTGSPYFSTDTTAALRASEIGADCVIKATKVDGIYDRDPTKYPGAVMLPRISYMDALSMQLKVMDAAAFSLCQDNKIPIVVFNMLQKGNLRRLLIDGEDIGSTVC; from the coding sequence ATGGGACGCAGATACGACAGGGTGCTGCTTAAGCTTTCCGGCGAAATCTTAGCGGGGAAGGAACATTTCGGACTAGACTACGAAGCGATACGCGACATCTGCGCCGAGGTCGCGGAGGTGGCGAAGCAGGGTGTACAGATCGCGATGGTCGTCGGAGGAGGGAACATCATCCGCGGCGCTCAGACGACGAGCGTGGAGAGAGCGCAGGCCGACTACATGGGGATGCTCGGCACGGTCATCAACGCGCTCGCGCTGCAGGACGCCCTCGAACGCCTCGGATGCCCGACGCGCGTCCAGTCGGCGATAGAGATGCGCCAGATTGCCGAGACCGTGATACGCCGCCGCGCGATACGCCACCTTGAAAAGGGCAGGATAGTCATATTCGCGGCTGGCACAGGCTCGCCGTACTTCTCGACCGACACGACGGCGGCGCTGCGCGCGTCGGAGATAGGAGCGGACTGCGTGATAAAGGCAACGAAGGTCGACGGGATATACGACAGGGACCCGACGAAATATCCCGGCGCCGTCATGTTGCCGCGGATCAGCTACATGGACGCGCTGAGTATGCAGCTCAAGGTGATGGACGCCGCGGCCTTCTCGCTCTGCCAGGACAACAAAATCCCGATCGTAGTCTTCAACATGCTTCAGAAGGGCAATCTGCGCAGGCTGCTGATAGACGGCGAGGACATCGGCTCGACGGTGTGCTGA
- the tsf gene encoding translation elongation factor Ts produces the protein MANITAAMVSELRARTSVGMMDCKKALVECDGDMEKACDYLREKGLAKAAKKAGRTASQGKMFTYMHFNTKLAVLLELDCETDFVARTEEFNKLGHDIALHIAAANPAYVKPEDVPADVLERERSVIMAQAREEGKPEKMLEKIAEGRLNKFYEENCLMEQKFTLNPDIKVKDLVVENIAKIGENIIIRRFARFEIAA, from the coding sequence ATGGCTAATATCACCGCAGCAATGGTATCGGAGCTTCGCGCTCGCACATCGGTCGGAATGATGGACTGCAAAAAAGCCCTCGTGGAATGCGACGGCGATATGGAAAAAGCCTGCGACTACCTCCGCGAAAAGGGGCTCGCCAAGGCCGCGAAAAAAGCCGGGCGCACGGCCTCTCAGGGCAAGATGTTCACATACATGCACTTCAACACGAAGCTCGCCGTCCTTCTTGAGCTCGACTGCGAGACGGACTTCGTAGCGCGCACCGAGGAGTTCAACAAGCTCGGGCACGACATCGCGCTCCACATCGCGGCGGCCAACCCGGCGTATGTGAAGCCCGAAGACGTTCCCGCCGACGTTCTTGAGCGCGAGAGATCGGTCATCATGGCTCAGGCCCGCGAAGAGGGCAAGCCGGAAAAGATGCTCGAGAAGATCGCCGAAGGCCGCCTCAACAAATTCTACGAGGAGAACTGCCTTATGGAGCAGAAATTCACGCTCAACCCCGACATCAAGGTGAAGGACCTTGTCGTCGAGAACATTGCGAAGATAGGCGAAAACATCATAATAAGGCGCTTCGCCCGCTTCGAGATAGCGGCGTAG
- the rpsB gene encoding 30S ribosomal protein S2 → MGVVSMKQLLECGVHFGHQTRRWNPKMKPFIFTERNGIYIIDLQKTVKGLEKAYDFVREIAKEGGSVLFVGTKRQAQDPIRDEALKCGQFYINQRWLGGLLTNFATIRRRVTRMVELQQMEEDGSINKYPKKEVVKLRKERDKLEKYLSGIKDMKDAPDAIFVIDPRRETIAVLEARKLEIPVIAIVDTNCDPDLIDYPIPGNDDAIRAIELMVGLMADAFIEGRQGQDARQAEEEPAEGEAAAEAAEEELPQEDLSEDELRIRGKELAEQKGWKEN, encoded by the coding sequence ATGGGTGTGGTAAGTATGAAACAGCTTCTTGAATGCGGCGTCCATTTCGGACACCAGACAAGACGCTGGAACCCGAAGATGAAGCCCTTCATCTTCACGGAGCGCAACGGAATCTATATCATCGACCTGCAGAAGACCGTCAAGGGGCTGGAAAAAGCCTACGACTTCGTGCGCGAGATCGCCAAGGAGGGCGGTAGCGTCCTCTTCGTCGGCACTAAGCGCCAGGCGCAGGACCCGATCCGCGACGAAGCGCTCAAATGCGGTCAGTTCTACATCAACCAGCGCTGGCTCGGCGGGCTGCTTACGAACTTCGCTACGATCCGCCGCCGCGTGACGCGCATGGTCGAGCTGCAGCAGATGGAAGAAGACGGCAGCATAAACAAATATCCGAAGAAGGAAGTAGTCAAGCTCCGCAAAGAGCGAGACAAACTCGAAAAATACCTCTCCGGCATCAAGGATATGAAAGACGCTCCCGACGCGATATTCGTCATCGACCCGCGCCGCGAGACTATCGCGGTCCTCGAGGCCCGCAAGCTTGAGATACCGGTCATCGCCATCGTAGATACGAACTGCGACCCCGACCTGATCGACTACCCGATTCCCGGAAACGACGACGCCATCCGCGCCATCGAGCTGATGGTGGGGCTGATGGCCGACGCCTTCATCGAAGGACGACAGGGACAGGACGCGCGCCAGGCCGAAGAGGAGCCTGCCGAAGGGGAGGCCGCGGCCGAGGCGGCGGAAGAAGAGCTGCCGCAGGAAGATCTTTCGGAGGATGAGCTGAGGATTCGCGGGAAAGAGCTCGCTGAGCAGAAGGGCTGGAAGGAGAACTAA
- the panF gene encoding sodium/pantothenate symporter — MSGNAGTIVPLILYFILIMGIAFWGNRAAAKKSDTKGFMEEYFIGSRSMGGFVLAMAIITTYTSASSFVGGPGVAYNVGLGWILLSMIQVPTAFLTLGVLGKRFALIARRTSAVTITDYIRARYSSDFVVVLASLSLLVFFMASMLAQFIGGARLFEAVTGYSYQTGLIIFGLTVVIYTTVGGFRAVVLTDTIQGIMMLVASVAILSAVVSVGGGVGRIMGTLYAADPQLLTPTGAGGAIPKPFILSFWVLVGIGILGLPQTTQKCLGYRDSRSMHNAMIIGTFVVGFTMLAMHLVGAMGRAVIPGIEVGDLAVPTLTVRLLSPFWAGVFIAGPLAAIMSTVDSMLIMCSAAIVKDLYFYYVAKNDDKKLPPKKVHGMSVVVTAVVGVLVFFAAMKPPSLLVWINLFAFGGLEAVFFCPTLFGLYWRRANSTGAILSMLTGAGAFFWLNITKTRVAGTTAIVPTIAVSIIAFALGSFFGKPESAERLKIFEMEH; from the coding sequence ATGAGCGGTAACGCCGGAACGATCGTTCCTCTGATTCTCTATTTCATACTGATAATGGGCATCGCGTTCTGGGGCAACCGCGCCGCCGCGAAGAAGAGCGACACTAAGGGCTTCATGGAGGAGTACTTCATCGGCAGCCGTTCGATGGGCGGCTTCGTGCTGGCTATGGCGATAATCACGACCTACACGAGCGCGAGCAGCTTCGTAGGCGGGCCTGGCGTCGCGTACAACGTCGGGCTCGGCTGGATTCTTCTTTCGATGATACAGGTGCCGACCGCCTTCCTTACGCTCGGCGTCCTCGGCAAGCGCTTCGCGCTGATAGCGCGGCGCACCAGCGCGGTGACGATCACCGACTACATCCGCGCACGCTACTCGAGCGACTTCGTAGTGGTGCTCGCGTCGCTTTCGCTTCTCGTCTTCTTCATGGCGTCGATGCTCGCGCAGTTCATCGGCGGCGCGCGTCTCTTTGAAGCCGTCACTGGCTACTCGTACCAGACCGGGTTGATCATATTCGGCCTGACGGTCGTCATCTACACGACGGTCGGAGGCTTCCGCGCGGTGGTGCTGACGGATACGATCCAGGGCATAATGATGCTCGTCGCGTCGGTCGCGATACTTTCCGCCGTAGTCTCCGTCGGCGGTGGCGTAGGACGCATAATGGGCACGCTCTACGCGGCGGACCCGCAGCTGCTGACGCCGACGGGCGCGGGCGGTGCGATACCGAAGCCCTTTATCCTCTCCTTCTGGGTCCTCGTCGGCATAGGCATACTCGGCCTGCCGCAGACGACCCAGAAGTGCCTCGGCTATAGAGATTCGCGCTCGATGCACAACGCGATGATCATCGGGACGTTCGTCGTCGGCTTCACGATGCTCGCGATGCACCTCGTCGGGGCGATGGGGCGTGCCGTAATCCCGGGAATAGAAGTCGGAGACCTGGCGGTGCCGACGCTGACTGTGAGGCTGCTCTCCCCCTTCTGGGCCGGAGTCTTCATCGCCGGCCCTCTGGCGGCCATCATGTCGACAGTCGATTCGATGCTGATCATGTGCTCGGCGGCGATAGTCAAGGACCTCTACTTCTACTACGTCGCCAAGAACGACGATAAAAAGCTGCCGCCGAAAAAGGTGCACGGCATGAGCGTCGTCGTGACGGCCGTCGTAGGCGTCCTGGTATTCTTCGCCGCGATGAAGCCGCCGTCGCTGCTCGTCTGGATAAACCTCTTCGCCTTCGGCGGCCTAGAGGCGGTCTTCTTCTGCCCGACGCTCTTCGGCCTTTACTGGCGGCGCGCGAACTCCACTGGCGCGATACTCTCGATGCTGACGGGGGCCGGAGCGTTCTTCTGGCTCAACATCACGAAGACCCGCGTAGCGGGTACGACGGCTATAGTGCCTACGATCGCCGTCTCGATAATCGCCTTCGCGCTCGGAAGCTTTTTCGGGAAGCCGGAGAGCGCTGAGCGGCTGAAAATTTTTGAAATGGAGCACTGA
- a CDS encoding YhdT family protein — protein sequence MASRKFVQATKRETLIIIALYVLFFAWWYVTAYGFGDDPSQYRFVFGFPEWFFYSCIVGYIGISILLWLCVKFFFIELPLDDEEEVKNNER from the coding sequence ATGGCTTCAAGGAAGTTTGTGCAGGCGACGAAGAGGGAGACTCTGATTATTATCGCTCTTTACGTCCTCTTCTTCGCGTGGTGGTATGTCACGGCTTACGGCTTCGGAGATGATCCGTCGCAGTACCGTTTTGTTTTTGGTTTTCCTGAATGGTTCTTCTACAGCTGCATAGTCGGATATATCGGGATTTCGATTCTGTTGTGGCTCTGCGTGAAATTCTTTTTCATCGAACTGCCTCTTGACGACGAGGAAGAGGTGAAAAATAATGAGCGGTAA